Proteins found in one Gimesia chilikensis genomic segment:
- a CDS encoding phage holin family protein, with protein sequence MLRLLASTVLYVLGNAIGIVVAAQLLPGFSIDFWSIVFVAAIFTLIVVVFTPLLIKISIKNVPQMSGGVALVAILVGLIGTSMFSDGLKISGLTTWILAPLIIWVVALIAGLVLPLFLFKKTLEKVKES encoded by the coding sequence ATGCTTCGTCTTCTCGCCTCCACTGTTTTGTATGTACTTGGGAATGCCATTGGAATTGTCGTAGCTGCCCAGTTGTTGCCCGGCTTCTCCATCGACTTCTGGTCAATCGTATTCGTCGCGGCGATCTTCACGTTGATCGTGGTTGTGTTCACTCCCCTGCTGATCAAGATCTCGATCAAGAACGTGCCCCAGATGAGCGGCGGCGTCGCCCTGGTCGCAATCCTGGTTGGCCTGATCGGAACCAGCATGTTTTCCGATGGACTGAAAATCTCCGGCCTCACCACCTGGATTCTCGCGCCGTTGATCATCTGGGTCGTCGCTTTGATCGCGGGACTGGTGCTGCCGTTGTTCCTTTTCAAGAAGACACTGGAAAAGGTGAAAGAGTCCTGA
- a CDS encoding NPCBM/NEW2 domain-containing protein, translating into MHDTMQGDGTKADEHRAAAALVNGRHTADVIFTAICLATDHVDDQEFLFADQSLTEWLPDFRGRMIPHPYYVKPFLVNQAMDARRQLHPLQINENKYETGYGMGTPFELDLVLAPGSVFTRFTCDVGLHPTAGKKGAVMFAVEVNGKELVRTRPLRVGDDPVQLDVPLPSEEVLKLSLKTIADEGSEPSHNLAVWGQPVLKTE; encoded by the coding sequence GTGCATGACACGATGCAGGGAGACGGCACCAAAGCAGACGAACATCGCGCGGCAGCGGCCCTGGTCAACGGACGACATACGGCGGATGTGATCTTCACCGCGATCTGCCTGGCGACGGACCATGTGGACGATCAGGAGTTTCTGTTCGCTGATCAATCATTGACCGAGTGGTTGCCCGATTTCCGGGGGCGGATGATTCCTCACCCGTATTATGTGAAGCCGTTCCTGGTGAACCAGGCAATGGACGCCCGGCGGCAACTGCATCCCCTGCAGATTAATGAGAACAAATACGAAACCGGCTATGGCATGGGGACGCCGTTCGAACTGGACTTAGTGCTGGCCCCGGGGAGTGTCTTCACGCGGTTTACATGCGATGTCGGACTGCATCCCACCGCGGGTAAGAAGGGAGCAGTCATGTTCGCGGTCGAGGTGAACGGCAAGGAACTGGTCCGCACCAGACCGCTGCGTGTGGGGGATGACCCCGTCCAACTGGACGTCCCCCTGCCCTCGGAAGAGGTCTTGAAGCTGTCGCTGAAAACAATCGCCGATGAAGGTTCCGAACCGAGTCATAACCTGGCGGTCTGGGGACAGCCGGTGTTGAAGACTGAGTAG
- a CDS encoding outer membrane protein — translation MNCFKTFLAVGVTLSASFFSAADAQAGVYECFNEDDLLDCVPCVEDCWTDRVSFYISANNYASVNHMESGGFNSFSYLANSGSDNNVAYDFGLALGTRIPIGCKCKALRFEVEGAFRDLGGLSTTSFQTEGPIQTYIVDYDDRWSVMTNCWLDFPLKNNKTIYIGGGIGANGGKVSIDDTYVSGQSRFNRFAWQIGGGVAWDVSQRVTLDLGYRYMDYGSTMVDLHANFDPTISAGNYSADLTSHQVMLGIRFNSLGNLIGRR, via the coding sequence ATGAACTGCTTTAAAACCTTTCTGGCTGTGGGAGTCACGTTGTCTGCGAGTTTCTTCTCTGCAGCAGACGCACAGGCCGGTGTTTACGAGTGCTTTAACGAAGACGATTTACTGGACTGCGTCCCCTGTGTGGAGGACTGCTGGACCGACCGTGTTTCGTTCTATATTTCCGCCAATAACTATGCTTCGGTTAATCACATGGAGAGTGGTGGGTTTAACAGCTTCTCCTACCTGGCGAACAGCGGGTCAGATAATAACGTAGCCTATGACTTTGGTCTGGCCCTGGGGACCCGCATTCCTATCGGCTGCAAGTGCAAGGCACTGCGTTTCGAAGTCGAAGGCGCCTTTCGCGATCTGGGAGGGCTGTCCACAACCAGTTTTCAGACAGAAGGTCCAATCCAGACCTACATTGTTGACTACGACGATCGCTGGAGTGTGATGACCAACTGCTGGCTCGATTTTCCGCTGAAAAACAACAAGACGATTTACATCGGCGGTGGTATCGGAGCGAACGGTGGAAAAGTGAGCATCGACGATACCTACGTGAGCGGTCAATCACGATTCAATCGCTTTGCCTGGCAGATCGGGGGCGGCGTGGCCTGGGATGTCAGTCAGCGAGTGACACTGGACCTGGGGTATCGCTACATGGATTACGGTTCAACCATGGTCGACTTGCATGCGAATTTCGATCCTACGATTTCGGCTGGCAATTACAGCGCCGACCTGACCTCACACCAGGTCATGCTGGGCATCCGGTTTAACTCGCTGGGGAACCTGATTGGTCGCCGGTAA
- a CDS encoding NPCBM/NEW2 domain-containing protein produces MRVCRLVAGLMILAVCLSASESLWAWGKGHRLIRLWAVARLPEWQTELLGQENLTRLCRDYTSLQDKHAGGKMPQLDAYCLVPGVRLSLHDVNPPTQSATAIQWYLKQIADNLNAGKTDEAMKYLGVLCHWNEDPGCPSAHSSPVSELQLKTLLPPPKDKARYNYLFGAGGFMDSGNYQLADEAYTPRLLGRTRAEAALRIYEHQKLLRNNAAAHIIPIVQDTMQGDGTKADEHRGAAALVNGRHTADVIFTAICLATDHVDDQEFLFAEQPLTEWLPDFRGRMIPHPYYVKPFMVNQAMDARRQLHPLKINETRYETGYGMGTPFELDFVLAPGSVFKRFTCEVGLHPTAGKKGAVMFAVEANGKELVRTRPLRVGDEPVQLDVPLPSAEVLKLSLKTIADEGSEPSHNLAVWGQPVLKTR; encoded by the coding sequence ATGCGTGTGTGTCGTCTTGTTGCTGGATTGATGATTCTGGCCGTGTGCCTGTCTGCTTCGGAATCGCTCTGGGCCTGGGGGAAAGGTCATCGTCTGATTCGGCTCTGGGCGGTGGCCCGGCTCCCGGAATGGCAAACCGAATTGCTTGGCCAGGAAAATCTCACCCGTCTCTGTCGGGATTACACGTCGCTGCAGGACAAGCACGCCGGTGGAAAGATGCCGCAACTGGATGCCTACTGCCTGGTGCCGGGTGTGCGGCTCTCGCTGCATGATGTCAACCCGCCGACACAGAGTGCGACGGCCATCCAGTGGTACCTCAAGCAGATAGCCGATAACCTGAACGCGGGTAAAACGGATGAGGCGATGAAATACCTGGGCGTGCTCTGTCACTGGAACGAAGATCCGGGTTGTCCCTCGGCACACAGCAGTCCCGTTTCTGAGCTGCAACTCAAAACGCTGCTGCCTCCCCCCAAGGACAAGGCACGCTACAACTATCTGTTTGGCGCGGGGGGCTTCATGGATTCCGGCAATTATCAACTGGCGGACGAAGCGTATACGCCTCGACTGTTGGGACGGACGCGTGCTGAGGCGGCGCTGCGGATCTATGAGCACCAGAAGCTGCTGCGGAACAATGCCGCGGCGCACATCATTCCCATCGTACAGGACACGATGCAGGGAGACGGGACCAAAGCGGACGAACACCGGGGGGCAGCGGCCCTGGTGAACGGACGGCATACGGCGGATGTGATCTTCACCGCGATCTGCCTGGCGACAGACCACGTGGACGATCAGGAGTTTCTGTTCGCGGAACAACCGTTGACCGAATGGTTGCCCGATTTCCGGGGGCGGATGATTCCTCACCCGTATTACGTGAAGCCGTTCATGGTGAACCAGGCAATGGACGCCCGGCGGCAACTGCATCCCCTCAAGATTAATGAGACCAGATACGAAACCGGTTATGGCATGGGGACGCCGTTCGAGCTGGACTTCGTGCTGGCCCCGGGGAGTGTTTTCAAGCGGTTTACATGCGAAGTCGGACTGCATCCCACCGCGGGCAAGAAGGGAGCAGTCATGTTCGCGGTCGAGGCGAACGGCAAGGAACTGGTCCGCACCAGACCGCTGCGTGTGGGGGATGAACCCGTCCAACTGGACGTCCCCCTGCCCTCGGCTGAGGTCTTGAAGCTGTCGCTGAAGACAATCGCCGACGAAGGTTCCGAACCGAGTCATAATCTGGCAGTCTGGGGGCAGCCGGTGTTGAAGACACGGTGA
- a CDS encoding SUKH-3 domain-containing protein yields the protein MLKGKYRPEELSFSPADPVCEFERVSYWTKKLNEVLCPVGAVFRRATLCIGESGTYYLISDVGVYLAGETLLDCMNCLIAASTKPTEVLPAPEREWRRELTV from the coding sequence ATCCTAAAGGGGAAATATAGACCAGAAGAACTTTCTTTTTCTCCTGCCGATCCAGTGTGCGAATTTGAAAGGGTGTCTTATTGGACAAAAAAATTGAATGAAGTACTCTGTCCAGTGGGGGCTGTATTTCGGAGAGCAACTCTGTGCATCGGCGAGTCCGGGACATATTACCTGATTTCCGATGTCGGAGTTTACCTGGCTGGAGAAACACTATTAGACTGCATGAACTGTCTCATCGCGGCTTCGACTAAGCCCACTGAAGTACTTCCTGCACCAGAAAGAGAGTGGAGAAGAGAATTGACAGTGTAG
- a CDS encoding SUKH-3 domain-containing protein, which yields MKFDLSVETILKANGWTENRSVDPSPWIQTLNENGFEVTPDVEAFLKCFGGLQFTPPINPKGEI from the coding sequence ATGAAATTTGATCTCTCTGTAGAAACTATACTTAAGGCAAATGGATGGACCGAAAATCGGTCTGTTGACCCATCACCCTGGATCCAAACACTTAATGAAAATGGATTTGAAGTAACGCCTGATGTTGAAGCGTTTTTAAAATGTTTTGGAGGACTCCAATTTACACCTCCTATAAATCCTAAAGGGGAAATATAG
- a CDS encoding WGR domain-containing protein, producing the protein MKKRLEDLITPGIMYSILASYQNKAMQVNNKLCSKAMVARNWYEFHDGSSAKFWSISIDESSYTVRYGKVGSKGQTKTKSFKSPTEASAAADKVTAQKLKKGYKPSLVVDIPILGCDIPVELTDDNAPIDYSHPMFKKMPKWTPPLKAKIEKACFRHYRDMVEMIGDESLPKIAKPGEIWPHIKINSIRLDPEVPNVAVAYVVPAWDLSEHMEWAIKGTATLQYAGTFLCYPVDSYADQKGFE; encoded by the coding sequence ATGAAGAAACGCCTTGAAGATCTAATTACGCCCGGTATCATGTACAGCATACTGGCATCATATCAGAACAAGGCCATGCAGGTTAATAACAAGTTATGCAGCAAAGCGATGGTCGCACGTAATTGGTACGAGTTCCACGACGGTTCGTCAGCTAAGTTCTGGTCGATCTCTATCGACGAGAGTTCTTACACCGTCCGTTACGGGAAAGTCGGCTCAAAGGGACAGACAAAAACCAAGTCGTTTAAGAGCCCCACCGAGGCATCGGCAGCAGCTGATAAGGTCACCGCCCAAAAACTGAAGAAGGGATACAAACCGTCGCTGGTGGTTGACATTCCAATTCTCGGTTGCGACATCCCCGTCGAGCTAACTGACGACAACGCCCCAATTGACTACTCACACCCGATGTTCAAGAAGATGCCCAAGTGGACACCGCCCCTGAAAGCAAAGATCGAGAAGGCGTGCTTTCGCCACTATCGCGACATGGTCGAGATGATTGGCGACGAGTCTCTCCCCAAAATTGCCAAGCCCGGCGAAATCTGGCCGCACATCAAGATCAACAGCATCCGACTGGATCCTGAGGTTCCCAATGTTGCCGTCGCATACGTGGTTCCGGCATGGGACTTGAGCGAGCACATGGAATGGGCAATCAAAGGAACTGCAACGCTCCAATACGCCGGTACGTTTCTGTGCTATCCTGTCGACAGCTATGCAGATCAAAAAGGGTTCGAGTAG